The genomic interval ataaatttttatttagattcattgtacAACATATTttaggtttaaaaaaatcaaattagaaTAAGGTGTGATCTATTCTAACATAACCTATCTAGTTGAAGCAGTGGCAGTCTAGTATAGTGGGCATGAGGCAGGCAGGGAGGGGggcaaacaaaaaaatcagACAGGGAACCTTATCGGTTGCCTCTAGTGGGAATCCCGCGTAGCCTAGATTTGCCTGCCTGCTGGTGCTGGGGGTTGGGCTGCTTTGAGATCGTATCATCCCTGGGGGGCCACATTGCCCATCCCTACAAGCTGCTGCAACTTGAAACCCTCTCCACTCCTGTTAGGGCATCATGCCTGACACCGACGCCCGCCTCGTCGCCAACCtctctctcgccgtcgccggacaGCAACGGCGGCGGATGCACCCCAAAACGAAGGAACGCCAGCATTGTGAAAATGTAAATGTAAAATTGCATGAGCAGAGAGCTCAACTGCTCAAAGGAGGATCATCTCGTCTAGCTAGGGCACAAGTACAATCATATTAGGATAGGCTAAGCTGTATTTACAAAAACAATACTTCCACGCATGCATTTGAAGCAATAGTAATTTACTAGCAGGTTGGTTGATGTCAAGCTCAAGCAGCAGGATCGAGAgcgaagcaagcaagcaagcaagaatTCTACTCACAAACGGAGGAGATGATCAGGAGCAACCTGATGAATGTTACACCAGActaatggatggatggatgggacaGCTAGAGTCTTAGTGTGAGGTcgggctcgtcggcggcggcctgcacgacgacgctgccgccgtggttggagttggaggAGCCGGAGTTgacggcggccggggcggcggcggggatggtggtggcggcggtgggcggtggcctgAAGCTGCCCGGCCACCCGAAGCTGGCATCCTCGTCGCCTGCCGCCTGCACGAAGAACGGCATCGGGCCGAGCAGCGCGCGCGCCGACCTCAACTCGGCgcgccccgccggcgccgccacgccagggtggtggtggtgcaccGACGCGTGCGCCTGGATGCCGATGGGGTACAGGCCGGCGCCGTACAGCGGCAGCGAGGCCACGTCGGCGTAGCCGTAGGGGAACGCGTCGAGCCGCACGGCGCGCCGGGCCAGCGTGCGCTCCCGCCGGTGCGCGTTCTGGTGCCCGCCCAGCGCCTGCGAGCTGAAGAACTTCCTCTGGCAGTAGTTGCACGTGAACACCCGCGCCGgctcgcgcgccgtcgccgtcgccgtcgccgccggccgcgtgccgccgctgTCCGTGGTGCTCGACTCGGTGGCggaggcagccgccgccgcggcggcggcgacggtgagcgacAGGTCGAGGCTGACCTTGCCGGAGGAGGAGTTGCACGTCTCGTTGTTGTTGGACGTCGCCTGGCTGCTGATCTCGGACACCTCCTCTCCCGCTTCTTGGCTGCTGCTCTTCATGCTTCAACGATCGCAACAAACACCTACCACTCTCACCGATTTCTGCCTCAGCTGCATTCAGAAATTCAGACAAAACAGCTCAGATCATGCGAGCGAATCTTATGTATGTATGCGAGATATTTGAGTGGCAAGATGCTCTGAAATCAAAGATTATTCTCTGGACAAGACAGGGTTAATCTCTGCAGTCTCATCTGCACTCATTGACTGTCTCACCAATGTGCAGATAAGTCAGAACTCACAAGTGGAGAATGAGTAGAATAACATGCTATATTCTTCTTGTCAGTGTGGTGGTGATCATGACAAACTGAAAAACTTAGAAATGGACATTGTCTGCAAGTATAGACAGTTTGTGGATAAGAGCATGGAGCCTGAATTGGTACTTTCTTGGCTGAAATTAGATGAGTGTCTCTTGTTTATCCTAATCAATATATGGGCTGTTCATTGAGCACGACACATGGATGctaattaaagaaaataatgtTAGGAAAACATCTGAAATAATGAGCTGAAGAGTAGTAGTAGGTAGTATGACAAATGTGCCGGCCATAATGTGGAGTGCAGAGAAGTGGAAAGTGGCAGATTGGGCATTTGTGTGCTAGTTTTGATGCCAAACTTAAGGATAAACATATGAAAAGCATGCCCTCTTTTCTGGTTACGAGAATCTCTGAAACGGAACCTTATCTATAGAAAAGGCCAAGAATAGCACATTCAGTAGTTGTCAGAAAAGATGGAAGCTCTGGTGTTGCTCATCTAGAGGCCCCTTTCAGTTAAATCGTGTTTTCTCTAGAGATCTAAACCACCAGCTGAGGACaacaaatgctgaaaaattaaacataattcAAGATAACAATATCATTTGAGGAACCTAATGAACAAAACTTCCACTTGCATTTTTTCACATAAAACATCCCATATCAGATATAATTGTCACTCTACTTTTAAATAGGTTAAAAACATCCTTAGCGGTTCAGATGAAGGACTGCAAATATGACACCCGGTAACTAGTAAATTATCTAAGTACTTGGCCCAGAGAACTTGCTAACAGTGGCAAGACATAGGAAGAAAAATAACAGAATTTACCAAACTTATAAGCTGCATCTCATCAGAACAAAACTTGATCTAGATTAGACTTACTACCAACGGGAATAACACAAATTAGTGCAGACACCAAAGCATCAACAAGTTCCACTTGAAAATTCACCACCACATCGTTTAACATGGAAGAAACAAATTCCTGACTTGAATGGATGATCAAAGTAACATACTTAAAAGATCTTAACTGGACCAACAAAACCACAAGGGATAAAACCCAGCAGACCTCAAACTCTGCTGGAGTTCCATCTAGACATCTACTCCAACTGGGAATGCACGGAGAAATTACTCTTACATCCAAGCAAACTGCCATGCAGTAGAAGAACACCAGAATTCAAGAACAACAAGCAAACAAGCAAAAGAACAACCACCCAAGGAACATGAAGAAGTCGACTAGTCTAGTCATCAGGGAGAGCCGAATTACCTCAAGCACCCAAGAAGCA from Oryza glaberrima chromosome 3, OglaRS2, whole genome shotgun sequence carries:
- the LOC127765133 gene encoding zinc finger protein 7-like; the protein is MKSSSQEAGEEVSEISSQATSNNNETCNSSSGKVSLDLSLTVAAAAAAAASATESSTTDSGGTRPAATATATAREPARVFTCNYCQRKFFSSQALGGHQNAHRRERTLARRAVRLDAFPYGYADVASLPLYGAGLYPIGIQAHASVHHHHPGVAAPAGRAELRSARALLGPMPFFVQAAGDEDASFGWPGSFRPPPTAATTIPAAAPAAVNSGSSNSNHGGSVVVQAAADEPDLTLRL